Proteins from a single region of Pseudomonas quebecensis:
- a CDS encoding carboxyl transferase domain-containing protein, with the protein MATLHTQLNPRSAEFASNSAAMRQQVDALHSLLAQVQQGGGAKAQERHTSRGKLLPRERINRLLDPGSPFLELSQLAAYQVYGEDVPAAGVIAGIGRVEGVECMIVANDATVKGGSYYPLTVKKHLRAQTIAEQNRLPCIYLVDSGGANLPRQDEVFPDREHFGRIFFNQANMSAQGIPQIAVVMGSCTAGGAYVPAMADEAIMVRQQATIFLAGPPLVKAATGEVVSAEDLGGADVHCRISGVADHYADSDEHALALARRSVVNLNWRKQGQLLQRTPVAPLYSAEELYGVIPADAKQPFDVREVIARLVDGSVFDEFKALFGTTLVCGFAHLHGYPIAILANNGILFAEAAQKGAHFIELACQRGIPLLFLQNITGFMVGQKYEAGGIAKHGAKLVTAVACAKVPKFTVIIGGSFGAGNYGMCGRAYDPRFLWMWPNARIGVMGAEQAAGVLVQVKREQAERAGAGFSAEEEAAIKQPILDQYETQGHPYYSSARLWDDGVIDPLQTRDVLALALSAALNAPIEPSRFGVFRM; encoded by the coding sequence ATGGCCACCTTGCACACCCAGCTCAACCCGCGCTCGGCGGAGTTCGCCAGCAACAGCGCGGCGATGCGCCAACAGGTCGACGCCCTGCATTCCCTGCTTGCTCAGGTCCAGCAAGGCGGCGGCGCCAAGGCTCAGGAGCGGCATACCTCACGGGGCAAACTGTTACCGCGTGAACGCATCAATCGCCTGCTCGACCCCGGCTCGCCGTTTCTTGAACTCAGCCAACTCGCCGCCTATCAGGTTTACGGCGAAGACGTGCCCGCCGCCGGGGTGATCGCCGGAATCGGGCGCGTGGAAGGCGTGGAGTGCATGATCGTGGCCAACGACGCCACGGTCAAAGGCGGCTCCTACTACCCGCTGACCGTGAAAAAACACCTGCGCGCCCAGACCATCGCCGAGCAGAATCGCCTGCCGTGCATCTACCTGGTGGACTCCGGCGGCGCCAACCTGCCGCGTCAGGACGAGGTATTTCCCGACCGCGAGCACTTTGGGCGGATCTTTTTCAACCAGGCCAATATGAGCGCCCAAGGCATCCCGCAAATCGCCGTGGTAATGGGCTCATGCACCGCCGGTGGCGCCTATGTACCGGCCATGGCCGACGAAGCCATCATGGTGCGCCAACAGGCCACGATCTTTCTGGCCGGCCCGCCGTTGGTAAAGGCCGCCACCGGGGAAGTGGTCAGTGCCGAAGACCTCGGCGGCGCTGATGTGCACTGCAGGATCTCCGGCGTGGCCGACCACTATGCCGACAGCGATGAACACGCCCTGGCCTTGGCGCGACGCAGCGTGGTCAACCTGAATTGGCGCAAACAGGGCCAGTTGCTGCAACGCACACCGGTGGCGCCGTTGTACAGCGCCGAGGAGCTATACGGCGTGATTCCGGCCGACGCCAAGCAGCCGTTCGATGTGCGTGAAGTGATTGCGCGCCTGGTCGACGGCTCGGTGTTCGATGAGTTCAAGGCGCTGTTCGGCACCACGCTGGTGTGCGGTTTCGCCCACCTGCACGGCTACCCGATTGCGATCCTGGCCAACAACGGCATTCTGTTTGCCGAAGCCGCGCAAAAAGGCGCGCACTTTATCGAACTGGCTTGTCAGCGTGGGATTCCGCTGCTGTTTCTGCAGAACATCACCGGTTTTATGGTCGGCCAGAAATATGAGGCCGGCGGCATTGCCAAGCACGGCGCCAAACTGGTTACGGCAGTGGCGTGCGCCAAGGTGCCGAAATTCACCGTGATCATCGGCGGCAGCTTTGGCGCCGGTAACTACGGGATGTGCGGCCGCGCCTATGACCCGCGCTTTTTGTGGATGTGGCCGAATGCACGCATCGGCGTGATGGGCGCCGAACAGGCAGCCGGGGTGCTGGTGCAGGTCAAGCGCGAGCAGGCCGAACGCGCGGGCGCCGGGTTCAGCGCCGAGGAAGAAGCGGCGATCAAGCAGCCGATCCTCGACCAGTACGAAACCCAGGGGCACCCCTACTATTCCAGCGCACGCCTGTGGGATGACGGCGTCATCGACCCGTTGCAGACCCGCGACGTACTGGCCCTGGCCCTGTCCGCGGCCCTGAACGCCCCCATCGAGCCGAGCCGCTTCGGCGTGTTCCGCATGTAA
- a CDS encoding acyl-CoA dehydrogenase, whose protein sequence is MDFAYSPKVQELRERVTAFMDAYVYPAEPVFERQVSEGDRWQPTAIMEELKAKAKAEGLWNLFLPESELGAGLTNLEYAPLAEIMGRSLLGPEPFNCSAPDTGNMEVLVRYANAEQKQRWLEPLLRGEIRSAFAMTEPDVASSDATNMAARAERQGDEWVINGKKWWTSGACDPRCKILIFMGLSNPDAPRHQQHSMILVPVDTPGVKILRPLPVFGYDDAPHGHAEVLFDNVRVPYENVLLGEGRGFEIAQGRLGPGRIHHCMRSIGMAERALELMCKRSVSRTAFGKPLARLGGNIDKIADSRMEIDMARLLTLKAAYMMDTVGNKVAKSEIAQIKVVAPNVALKVIDRAIQIHGGAGVSNDFPLAYMYAMQRTLRLADGPDEVHRAAIGKFEIGKYVPKELMRGGQ, encoded by the coding sequence ATGGATTTCGCCTATTCGCCCAAGGTTCAGGAACTGCGTGAACGCGTCACTGCGTTCATGGACGCTTACGTTTACCCGGCCGAGCCGGTGTTTGAACGCCAGGTCAGCGAAGGCGACCGCTGGCAGCCCACCGCGATCATGGAAGAACTCAAAGCCAAGGCTAAAGCCGAGGGCCTGTGGAATTTGTTCTTGCCCGAGTCCGAACTGGGCGCTGGCCTGACCAACCTCGAATATGCGCCCCTGGCGGAAATCATGGGCCGTTCGCTGCTGGGGCCGGAGCCGTTCAACTGCTCGGCGCCGGATACCGGCAATATGGAAGTGCTGGTGCGCTACGCCAATGCCGAACAGAAACAGCGCTGGCTCGAACCACTGCTGCGCGGCGAGATCCGCTCGGCGTTCGCCATGACCGAACCGGACGTGGCTTCCTCGGACGCCACTAACATGGCCGCCCGCGCCGAACGCCAGGGCGACGAGTGGGTGATCAACGGCAAGAAATGGTGGACCTCCGGCGCCTGCGATCCACGCTGTAAGATCCTGATCTTTATGGGCCTGAGCAACCCGGATGCACCGCGTCACCAGCAGCACTCGATGATCCTGGTGCCGGTGGACACCCCAGGGGTGAAAATCCTCCGCCCGCTGCCGGTGTTCGGTTACGACGATGCGCCCCACGGCCATGCCGAAGTGCTGTTCGACAACGTGCGCGTACCTTATGAAAACGTGTTGTTGGGTGAAGGGCGTGGCTTCGAGATTGCCCAGGGTCGGCTCGGCCCTGGCCGTATCCACCACTGCATGCGCTCGATCGGCATGGCCGAGCGCGCGCTGGAACTGATGTGCAAGCGCTCGGTCAGCCGTACTGCGTTCGGCAAGCCTTTGGCACGCCTTGGCGGCAATATCGACAAAATCGCCGACTCACGCATGGAAATCGACATGGCGCGCCTGCTGACCCTGAAGGCGGCTTACATGATGGACACCGTGGGTAACAAAGTGGCGAAAAGCGAAATCGCCCAGATCAAAGTAGTGGCGCCGAACGTGGCCCTGAAGGTGATCGACCGTGCGATCCAGATTCACGGCGGCGCCGGGGTGTCCAACGACTTCCCGCTGGCCTACATGTACGCCATGCAACGTACCCTGCGCCTGGCCGACGGCCCGGACGAAGTGCACCGCGCGGCGATCGGCAAGTTCGAGATCGGTAAGTATGTGCCTAAAGAGCTGATGCGCGGCGGGCAGTAA
- a CDS encoding isovaleryl-CoA dehydrogenase, with translation MSYPSLNFALGETIDMLRDQVQSFVAKEIAPRAAQIDSDNLFPADLWRKFGDMGLLGITVPEEYGGAGLGYLAHVVAMEEISRGSASVALSYGAHSNLCVNQINRNGNHEQKLKYLPRLISGEHVGALAMSEPNAGSDVVSMKLRADRRGDHYVLNGSKTWITNGPDASTYVIYAKTDLEKGPHGITAFIVERDWKGFSRSNKFDKLGMRGSNTCELFFDDVEVPEDNILGVLNGGVKVLMSGLDYERVVLSGGPTGIMQACMDLIVPYIHDRKQFGQSIGEFQLIQGKVADMYTQLNASRAYLYAVAQACERGETTRKDAAGVILYSAERATQMALDAIQILGGNGYINEFPAGRLLRDAKLYEIGAGTSEIRRMLIGRELFNETR, from the coding sequence ATGAGTTACCCGTCCCTGAACTTCGCCCTCGGCGAAACCATTGACATGCTGCGCGACCAGGTGCAGTCCTTCGTGGCCAAGGAGATCGCACCCCGCGCAGCGCAAATCGACAGCGACAACCTGTTCCCCGCCGACCTGTGGCGCAAATTCGGAGACATGGGCCTGCTGGGCATCACCGTGCCGGAAGAGTACGGCGGCGCCGGCCTGGGTTACCTGGCGCATGTGGTGGCCATGGAAGAAATCAGCCGTGGCTCGGCGTCGGTGGCGTTGTCCTACGGCGCCCACTCCAATCTCTGCGTGAACCAGATCAACCGCAACGGCAACCATGAGCAGAAGCTCAAATACCTGCCGCGGTTGATCAGCGGCGAACACGTCGGCGCCCTGGCCATGAGCGAGCCGAACGCCGGCTCCGACGTGGTCTCGATGAAGCTGCGCGCCGACAGACGCGGCGACCATTACGTGCTCAACGGCAGCAAGACCTGGATCACCAACGGCCCCGACGCCAGCACCTACGTGATCTACGCCAAGACCGACCTGGAAAAAGGCCCTCACGGCATCACCGCGTTCATTGTCGAGCGCGATTGGAAGGGTTTCAGCCGCAGTAACAAGTTCGACAAATTGGGCATGCGCGGCTCCAACACCTGCGAGCTGTTTTTCGATGACGTCGAAGTGCCCGAAGACAACATCCTCGGCGTGCTCAACGGCGGCGTGAAAGTGCTGATGAGCGGCCTGGACTATGAACGCGTGGTGCTTTCCGGCGGCCCCACCGGGATCATGCAGGCGTGCATGGACCTGATCGTGCCGTACATCCACGACCGCAAGCAGTTCGGCCAGAGCATCGGCGAATTCCAGCTGATCCAGGGCAAGGTCGCCGACATGTACACCCAGCTCAACGCCAGCCGCGCCTACCTGTATGCCGTGGCCCAGGCCTGCGAACGCGGCGAGACCACGCGCAAGGACGCCGCCGGGGTGATTCTCTACAGCGCCGAACGCGCCACGCAAATGGCCCTGGACGCGATCCAGATTCTCGGCGGCAACGGCTACATCAACGAATTCCCCGCCGGTCGCCTGTTGCGCGACGCCAAGCTGTACGAAATCGGCGCCGGCACCAGTGAGATCCGGCGGATGCTGATCGGTCGCGAACTGTTCAACGAAACTCGCTGA
- a CDS encoding 2OG-Fe(II) oxygenase family protein, producing the protein MTTLHTFHLPESISATPEDIALGKAMIEVWRRDGIFQVAATPAQNRAMLQAMTASQGFFRLQPRNKARRISDLTYSGYIASGEEVTAGQADYSEIFTVCKDLPLDDVRVKNGWPCHGPVPWPNKNYRLRMHTFMDALGDIGERLLTLVALGLELEDRHTFTDLTRDGWHHLRVLRFPAGSSSTARGIGAHTDYGLLVIAAQDDVGGLYIRPPVAGEKRNRNWLEKESSAGRFEDQDPWTFVQPMPRVFTVFPGDLLQFMTDGYLLSTPHKVKLNTRERFALAYFHEPNFEAIARPVRGQTRGSFIHYGEHFTRMFMRCYPERITTRRILRENRLAHLDLMKRHAGSAPVTT; encoded by the coding sequence ATGACTACGCTACACACGTTCCACCTGCCTGAATCCATCAGCGCTACCCCTGAGGACATCGCCCTGGGCAAGGCAATGATCGAGGTCTGGCGTCGTGACGGTATTTTCCAAGTGGCCGCCACCCCCGCACAAAATCGCGCCATGCTGCAGGCCATGACGGCCAGCCAGGGTTTTTTCAGACTGCAGCCCAGGAACAAGGCCCGTCGAATCAGCGACCTGACGTACAGCGGCTACATCGCGTCCGGCGAAGAGGTCACGGCGGGCCAGGCGGATTACTCGGAAATATTCACCGTCTGCAAGGATCTGCCCTTGGACGACGTCCGGGTGAAGAACGGCTGGCCTTGCCATGGGCCCGTGCCCTGGCCGAACAAAAACTACCGCCTGCGCATGCACACCTTTATGGATGCGCTGGGTGACATTGGCGAGCGGTTGCTGACACTGGTCGCCCTGGGCCTGGAGCTTGAAGATCGCCATACGTTCACTGACCTGACCCGCGATGGCTGGCATCACCTGCGCGTGCTGCGTTTCCCTGCGGGCTCGTCTTCGACTGCCCGAGGTATCGGCGCGCATACCGACTATGGGTTGCTGGTGATTGCCGCGCAGGATGACGTGGGCGGGCTTTATATCCGCCCGCCGGTCGCCGGGGAAAAACGCAACAGGAACTGGCTGGAAAAAGAAAGCTCGGCAGGCAGGTTCGAAGACCAAGACCCTTGGACGTTTGTCCAGCCCATGCCCAGGGTCTTCACGGTGTTTCCAGGCGATCTCCTGCAGTTCATGACCGACGGCTATCTGTTGTCGACCCCACACAAGGTCAAGCTCAACACCCGCGAACGCTTCGCCCTGGCGTATTTCCATGAACCCAACTTCGAAGCGATCGCCCGGCCGGTGCGGGGCCAGACGCGGGGGTCATTCATTCACTACGGCGAACACTTCACTCGGATGTTCATGCGCTGCTACCCGGAACGGATCACCACCCGGCGCATCCTCAGGGAGAACCGGCTCGCTCACCTTGATCTGATGAAGCGCCACGCCGGCTCGGCCCCTGTCACGACGTGA
- a CDS encoding NEL-type E3 ubiquitin ligase domain-containing protein produces the protein MRNLNQLYLGGTETTTFPAGAEQLTQLARIDLHGNRIGTLPEYAYQHLERINLHENPLSAETLQRLAPQALVVQPNWEHVTAGEGRDLWLQGLEQTERSRGETLWDSLTAEPESSALLTVVADTTRSAEYRNPTTRAQLRERVWAMLKAVSDSENIRNKLFEIADDRATCGDGSTLEFMNLERELFVLNATELADGPYLEDQLLNVSKQLFRLKLVDEIAQRDVMARGAAFTEQSEVILAYRIGLADKLELPVKSREMLFARTANVTPAAINAAFDDVLKAEAVSSDYETFLVDQPFWDRYLRTHYRAEFEALIAPEIKPIDEKSSALLELWGLSEGGVPEDQAVERVVSVLGVSRDEVLVDGSMRSGFYKKQMDALGVLRSQQEQLGLTLLTRKILNNHAAKHGTQL, from the coding sequence ATGCGAAATCTCAATCAGCTTTACCTGGGCGGGACAGAAACAACAACTTTCCCCGCCGGCGCGGAACAGCTCACGCAGCTGGCCAGGATCGATCTGCATGGGAACCGGATCGGCACATTGCCCGAGTATGCGTACCAGCATCTTGAACGGATCAATCTGCATGAAAATCCGTTATCGGCAGAGACACTCCAAAGGCTCGCTCCCCAAGCCCTTGTGGTTCAGCCAAACTGGGAACATGTGACGGCTGGCGAAGGGCGAGACTTATGGTTGCAAGGGTTGGAGCAAACCGAGCGATCACGCGGTGAAACCCTCTGGGACTCGCTCACGGCCGAACCGGAGTCGAGCGCATTGCTGACCGTGGTGGCGGATACCACGCGATCGGCCGAATACCGCAACCCGACCACCCGAGCGCAATTGAGAGAGCGTGTCTGGGCGATGCTCAAGGCCGTCAGCGACAGCGAGAATATCCGTAATAAGTTGTTCGAGATTGCCGATGACAGGGCCACCTGTGGTGATGGCAGTACGCTTGAGTTCATGAACCTGGAGCGTGAGCTGTTTGTGTTGAATGCTACGGAACTGGCAGATGGGCCGTATCTCGAGGATCAACTGCTGAACGTATCGAAACAGCTGTTTCGATTGAAGTTGGTCGATGAGATTGCACAACGGGATGTGATGGCCAGAGGCGCTGCGTTTACAGAACAGAGTGAAGTGATTCTGGCGTATCGAATCGGGTTGGCCGACAAGCTAGAGCTACCGGTCAAGTCGCGGGAGATGCTGTTCGCTCGGACGGCGAATGTGACCCCGGCGGCCATTAACGCCGCCTTCGATGACGTACTCAAAGCAGAAGCCGTCAGCAGTGATTACGAAACATTTTTGGTTGACCAACCATTCTGGGACAGGTACCTGCGTACGCACTACCGCGCTGAGTTTGAAGCACTGATAGCCCCCGAGATCAAGCCTATAGATGAAAAGAGCAGTGCTTTGTTGGAGTTGTGGGGATTGTCGGAAGGGGGTGTTCCAGAGGATCAAGCGGTCGAGAGGGTGGTCAGCGTACTGGGCGTGAGCCGCGATGAGGTGCTGGTGGATGGCTCGATGCGCAGTGGCTTTTATAAAAAGCAGATGGATGCGCTCGGCGTCTTACGAAGCCAACAGGAACAACTGGGGCTAACGTTATTAACGCGCAAAATACTCAATAATCACGCGGCGAAACACGGCACCCAGCTCTGA
- a CDS encoding LysR family transcriptional regulator, with protein sequence MNLSKVDLNLFIVFDAIYTEANLTRAGQIVGITQPAVSNALARLRETFNDPLFVRTAQGMVPTPMAQNIIGPVRNALSLLRVSVQESRIFNPQQAAKTYRISMTDLTEAVILPPLFQRLRRLAPTVVIESFLSKRRETTKELAAGRLDFAVDAPLNTDPQVRHVKLMEDRYVCAMRKGHPMAGKEKLTLDDYLSLTHIHISSRRNGLGHVDLALGKMGIQRKIALRSQHYLMASQVLQQTDMVMTVPERFARRHELHWFNLPVNDVPPVETHLYWHESTDQDPANRWMREQMIELCQQVTAHEKKLDKQQA encoded by the coding sequence ATGAATCTGAGCAAGGTCGACCTCAACCTCTTCATCGTCTTTGACGCGATCTACACCGAAGCCAACCTGACCCGCGCCGGGCAGATTGTCGGCATCACCCAACCGGCGGTGTCCAACGCTCTGGCCCGCCTGCGCGAGACCTTCAACGACCCGCTGTTCGTGCGCACCGCCCAAGGCATGGTGCCCACGCCGATGGCGCAGAACATCATCGGCCCGGTGCGCAATGCGCTGTCGCTGCTGCGGGTGTCGGTGCAGGAAAGCCGCATCTTCAACCCGCAACAGGCGGCCAAAACCTATCGCATCAGCATGACCGACCTCACCGAAGCGGTAATCCTGCCGCCGCTGTTCCAGCGCCTGCGCCGTCTGGCGCCCACGGTGGTGATCGAGAGTTTCCTGTCCAAGCGCCGCGAAACCACCAAGGAACTGGCCGCCGGGCGCCTGGACTTTGCCGTGGACGCACCGCTCAACACCGACCCGCAGGTGCGTCACGTCAAACTGATGGAAGACCGCTACGTGTGCGCCATGCGCAAGGGCCATCCAATGGCGGGCAAGGAAAAACTGACCCTGGACGACTACTTGTCACTGACCCATATCCACATCTCCAGCCGCCGCAACGGCCTGGGCCATGTCGACCTGGCGCTGGGCAAGATGGGCATCCAACGCAAGATCGCCCTGCGCTCCCAGCATTACTTGATGGCCTCGCAAGTGCTGCAGCAGACCGACATGGTGATGACCGTGCCCGAACGCTTCGCCCGACGCCATGAACTGCACTGGTTCAACTTGCCGGTCAACGATGTGCCGCCAGTGGAAACCCATTTGTACTGGCACGAAAGCACCGACCAGGACCCGGCCAACCGCTGGATGCGCGAGCAAATGATTGAGCTGTGCCAGCAGGTCACGGCCCACGAAAAGAAACTCGACAAACAACAAGCTTGA
- a CDS encoding hydroxymethylglutaryl-CoA lyase: MTLPSHVRLVEVGPRDGLQNEAQPISVADKVQLVDALSAAGLSYIEVGSFVSPKWVPQMAGSAEVFAQIQRKPGVTYGALAPNLRGFEDALAAGVKEVAVFAAASEAFSQRNINCSISESLERFAPIMAAAQQHGVSVRGYVSCVLGCPYEGEIAAEQVATVARELYAMGCYEVSLGDTIGTGTAGATRRLFEVVGAQVPRDKLAGHFHDTYGQAIANVYAALLEGIQVFDSSIAGLGGCPYAKGASGNVATEDVLYLLNGLGIHTGIDLDALINAGRQISQVLGRPTGSRVAKARNAM, encoded by the coding sequence ATGACCCTCCCCTCCCACGTTCGCCTGGTTGAAGTCGGCCCGCGCGACGGTTTGCAGAACGAAGCACAGCCCATTAGCGTCGCGGACAAAGTCCAATTGGTGGACGCTCTCAGCGCCGCCGGTTTGAGTTATATCGAAGTCGGCAGTTTTGTCTCGCCCAAGTGGGTGCCGCAAATGGCCGGTTCGGCCGAGGTGTTCGCGCAGATCCAGCGCAAACCCGGCGTTACCTACGGCGCCCTGGCGCCGAACCTGCGCGGCTTCGAGGATGCGCTGGCTGCCGGGGTCAAGGAGGTGGCGGTGTTCGCAGCTGCGTCCGAGGCGTTTTCCCAGCGCAATATCAACTGCTCCATCAGCGAAAGCCTGGAACGATTCGCGCCGATCATGGCCGCGGCCCAGCAACATGGGGTCAGCGTGCGCGGTTACGTGTCCTGTGTATTGGGTTGCCCGTACGAAGGCGAGATCGCCGCCGAACAAGTAGCGACCGTGGCGCGGGAGTTGTATGCCATGGGCTGTTATGAAGTATCCCTGGGCGACACCATCGGCACCGGCACGGCGGGTGCGACGCGTCGACTGTTTGAAGTGGTCGGTGCGCAGGTGCCGAGGGACAAGCTGGCCGGGCATTTCCACGACACCTATGGCCAGGCCATCGCCAATGTGTACGCCGCCCTGCTGGAGGGCATCCAGGTGTTCGACAGCTCTATCGCCGGCCTGGGCGGTTGCCCGTACGCCAAGGGCGCCAGCGGTAACGTCGCCACCGAAGACGTGCTGTACCTGCTCAATGGCCTGGGCATCCACACGGGTATAGACCTGGACGCGTTGATCAACGCGGGCCGGCAAATCAGCCAGGTGCTCGGCCGCCCCACCGGCTCGCGTGTGGCCAAGGCACGTAACGCGATGTGA
- a CDS encoding AMP-binding protein produces MDQPLQSYSRGSQDKTLLAMTIGQAFDQTVARYPDGEALVVRHQLRRYTWRQLADTVDLHARAFLALGLQTGDRLGIWAPNCAEWLISQIASAKLGVILVNINPAYRSSELDYVLKQSGCQWLVCAGAFKGSDYHAMLQELKPDLRGIISLDPNPPAGFTPWSTLADLGTGVPPEHLHQRQATLHFDQAVNIQYTSGTTGFPKGATLSHHNILNNGYMVGESLGLTARDRLVIPVPLYHCFGMVMGNLGCITHGTAMIYPNDAFDPLLTLTAVAEERATGLYGVPTMFIAMLDHPRRGEFELSSLRTGIMAGATCPIEVMRRVIAELHMGEVQIAYGMTETSPVSLQTGPNDDLERRVTTVGRTQPQLENKIVDADGNTVARGEIGELCTRGYSVMLGYWNNPEGTREAIDEAGWMHTGDLATMDEQGYVCIAGRNKDMIIRGGENVYPRELEEFFFTHPAVADVQVVGIPDAHYGEEIVAWVKLHPGHVADALTLQAWCKGRIAHFKTPRHFKFVDEFPMTVTGKIQKFRMREISIDELRQS; encoded by the coding sequence ATGGATCAACCACTTCAGAGCTACAGCCGTGGCTCCCAGGACAAGACCTTACTGGCCATGACCATCGGCCAGGCCTTCGATCAGACAGTAGCGCGCTACCCTGATGGTGAAGCGCTGGTGGTGCGCCATCAGTTGCGGCGTTATACCTGGCGACAACTGGCCGACACCGTGGACCTGCATGCGCGGGCTTTCCTCGCCCTTGGCCTGCAGACCGGCGACCGCCTGGGCATCTGGGCGCCGAACTGCGCCGAATGGCTGATCAGCCAGATCGCCAGCGCCAAGCTCGGGGTGATCCTGGTCAATATCAACCCGGCATACCGCAGCAGTGAGTTGGACTACGTACTCAAGCAGTCCGGTTGCCAATGGCTGGTGTGCGCCGGTGCATTCAAGGGTTCCGATTATCACGCGATGCTCCAGGAATTGAAGCCCGACCTGCGCGGCATCATCAGCCTCGACCCCAACCCGCCGGCAGGCTTTACGCCCTGGTCGACACTGGCCGACCTCGGCACAGGCGTGCCGCCCGAACATCTGCACCAGCGCCAGGCCACCCTGCATTTCGATCAAGCCGTCAATATCCAGTACACCTCCGGCACGACCGGTTTTCCCAAAGGCGCCACTCTCAGTCATCACAACATTCTCAACAACGGCTATATGGTCGGTGAAAGCCTCGGCCTGACCGCCCGGGATCGGCTGGTGATCCCGGTGCCGCTTTATCATTGTTTCGGCATGGTGATGGGCAACCTAGGCTGTATCACCCATGGCACGGCCATGATTTACCCGAACGACGCTTTCGACCCCCTGCTGACCCTCACCGCCGTCGCCGAAGAACGCGCCACCGGCCTGTACGGCGTGCCCACCATGTTTATTGCGATGCTCGATCACCCACGGCGAGGCGAGTTCGAGCTGTCCAGCCTGCGCACCGGCATCATGGCCGGGGCCACGTGCCCCATCGAGGTGATGCGCCGGGTTATCGCCGAATTGCACATGGGCGAAGTGCAGATCGCTTACGGCATGACCGAAACCAGCCCGGTGTCTTTGCAGACCGGGCCGAATGACGACCTTGAGCGCCGTGTTACCACCGTCGGCCGCACCCAGCCGCAACTGGAAAACAAGATCGTCGACGCCGACGGCAACACCGTGGCGCGCGGTGAAATCGGCGAACTGTGTACCCGCGGCTACAGCGTGATGCTCGGCTACTGGAACAACCCCGAAGGCACCCGCGAGGCCATCGACGAGGCCGGCTGGATGCACACCGGCGACCTGGCGACCATGGACGAGCAGGGCTACGTGTGCATCGCCGGGCGCAACAAGGACATGATCATTCGCGGTGGCGAGAACGTGTACCCGCGCGAGCTGGAGGAGTTTTTCTTCACCCACCCGGCGGTGGCCGACGTGCAGGTAGTCGGCATTCCCGATGCGCATTACGGTGAAGAAATTGTTGCCTGGGTCAAGCTTCACCCAGGCCATGTGGCCGACGCGCTGACGTTGCAAGCCTGGTGCAAAGGCCGCATCGCGCACTTCAAAACACCCCGGCATTTCAAGTTTGTCGATGAGTTTCCGATGACGGTCACCGGCAAGATCCAGAAGTTTCGCATGCGCGAGATCAGCATCGACGAGCTGCGCCAGTCCTGA
- a CDS encoding MerR family transcriptional regulator, giving the protein MSTTYSISDLARELDITTRAIRFYEEQGLLAPERRGQERIYSARDKVSLKLILRGKRIGFSLAECRELIELYDPSSGNHIQLNSMLAKIAERREQLEQQLLDIEQMKLELDTAEERCTQALAQTMRQAGD; this is encoded by the coding sequence ATGAGCACCACCTACAGCATTTCCGACCTCGCCCGCGAGCTCGACATCACCACCCGCGCCATCCGCTTCTATGAAGAACAGGGCCTGCTCGCCCCGGAGCGGCGTGGCCAGGAACGCATCTACAGCGCACGGGACAAAGTCAGCCTCAAGCTGATCCTGCGCGGCAAGCGCATCGGCTTTTCCCTGGCCGAGTGCCGCGAGTTGATCGAACTCTACGATCCGAGCAGCGGTAACCACATCCAACTCAACAGCATGCTGGCCAAGATCGCCGAGCGCCGTGAGCAGTTGGAACAGCAGTTACTGGATATCGAACAGATGAAGCTGGAACTGGACACCGCCGAAGAGCGCTGCACCCAGGCCCTGGCTCAAACCATGCGCCAGGCCGGCGATTAA